Proteins found in one uncultured Desulfuromonas sp. genomic segment:
- a CDS encoding aminotransferase class I/II-fold pyridoxal phosphate-dependent enzyme, which translates to MMNPLAQELNEMLAEGNPYVLEMLSDLGKNLFFPKGILTQSAEAKEKAHRFNATIGIATENGGPMYLNCIREKLPAFEPKDIFPYAPPAGKPELRALWREKMLSENPSMADKEFSNPIVTNALTHGLSIVADMFINEGDHMVLPDMMWGNYNITFTTRCGAAIKKYPTFTVDGGFNVPAFKAVLRNVADEKGKAVVLLNFPNNPSGYTPTVAEGDAIVDAIKEVAEEGCNVVAITDDAYFGLFYEDSMKESLFGKLSNLHPRILAIKLDGATKEEYVWGFRTGFITFADGNSEANPKVLTALEKKTMGIIRATISNCPHPGQTFVLEALRSPDYPAQKAEKYAVMKGRALKVKEVLANAKYTESWDYYPFNSGYFMCLKIKGVDAETLRVHLLEKYGVGAISIGKTDLRVAFSCIAEEDIQELFDLIHQAVVDLA; encoded by the coding sequence ATGATGAATCCACTGGCTCAAGAATTGAATGAAATGTTGGCGGAAGGCAATCCGTACGTCCTTGAAATGTTATCCGATCTGGGAAAGAACCTGTTCTTCCCCAAAGGGATTCTGACCCAATCTGCCGAGGCGAAAGAGAAAGCTCATCGTTTTAATGCCACCATTGGTATTGCGACAGAAAACGGTGGCCCCATGTACCTTAACTGCATCCGCGAGAAACTTCCGGCGTTTGAGCCCAAAGATATTTTCCCGTACGCCCCGCCAGCGGGTAAACCCGAGCTTCGCGCTTTGTGGCGCGAAAAGATGCTCAGTGAAAATCCCAGCATGGCGGACAAGGAATTCAGTAACCCGATTGTTACCAATGCCTTGACCCATGGTCTGTCCATTGTTGCAGATATGTTCATCAACGAAGGCGACCACATGGTTCTGCCGGATATGATGTGGGGTAATTACAACATTACCTTCACCACCCGCTGTGGTGCGGCGATTAAAAAATACCCGACCTTTACGGTTGATGGTGGTTTCAATGTACCGGCATTTAAAGCGGTTCTGCGCAATGTGGCCGATGAAAAAGGCAAGGCTGTTGTGCTGCTCAACTTCCCGAACAACCCGAGTGGTTACACGCCGACTGTTGCCGAAGGTGATGCCATCGTCGACGCCATCAAAGAAGTTGCTGAAGAGGGTTGCAATGTCGTGGCCATTACCGACGATGCCTATTTTGGCCTGTTCTATGAAGACTCCATGAAGGAATCCCTGTTTGGCAAACTGTCGAACCTGCATCCTCGTATTCTGGCCATCAAACTGGACGGTGCCACCAAAGAAGAGTATGTCTGGGGCTTCCGCACCGGATTCATCACCTTTGCCGATGGTAACTCTGAAGCCAATCCCAAGGTGCTGACTGCTCTGGAAAAGAAAACCATGGGCATTATCCGGGCAACCATCTCCAACTGCCCCCATCCGGGACAGACCTTTGTTCTTGAAGCGTTGCGTTCCCCGGATTACCCGGCTCAGAAAGCGGAAAAATATGCCGTGATGAAAGGGCGCGCCCTCAAAGTTAAAGAGGTGCTGGCCAATGCGAAATATACCGAGTCCTGGGATTACTATCCGTTCAACTCGGGCTATTTTATGTGTCTGAAGATTAAAGGGGTTGATGCTGAAACGCTGCGTGTTCATCTGCTGGAAAAATATGGGGTGGGTGCCATTTCCATTGGCAAAACGGACCTGCGTGTGGCGTTTTCCTGTATTGCCGAGGAAGATATCCAGGAGCTGTTTGACCTGATTCATCAGGCCGTGGTTGATCTGGCCTGA
- a CDS encoding DUF2065 domain-containing protein, whose translation MKFFWCVIGVVLVLEGIPWFLSPQGLKRMLVQMLPLPERTLRMMGLMLMLGGLLIVYYAVTYYGS comes from the coding sequence ATGAAATTTTTTTGGTGTGTCATTGGTGTGGTTCTGGTGCTTGAGGGAATTCCGTGGTTCTTGTCGCCACAGGGGCTGAAACGGATGTTGGTGCAGATGTTACCCCTTCCCGAACGTACCCTGCGAATGATGGGGTTGATGCTGATGCTGGGTGGCTTGCTGATTGTCTATTATGCGGTGACCTATTACGGTTCATGA
- the queA gene encoding tRNA preQ1(34) S-adenosylmethionine ribosyltransferase-isomerase QueA: MYVTDFNYDLPQELIAQHPCEQRDGSRLMVLDCQAEKIVSDHFRQVDRYFQQGDVLVINDTRVIPARLLGHKESGGKVEVFLVRKLAEVGECWLCLTRASKGPRPGTRLLLAEQLTATVMEGGGDGYRHIRFDVEGDFLSLLDKIGRLPLPPYIDREPQGEDRERYQTTFSSRPGAVAAPTAGLHFTPEILDKLRAKGVVVCPLTLHVGLGTFLPVRVDNVEEHRMHAEAYCIPDETAAQVNLAKREGRRVIALGTTVTRTLEFSVDAQGQLQAGDGMTDMFIYPGYRFKIVDALLTNFHLPQSTLLMLVSALAGREFVLQAYRQAVEERYRFFSYGDCMLIHNVSKEAS; encoded by the coding sequence ATGTATGTCACTGACTTTAATTATGATTTGCCGCAGGAATTAATCGCTCAGCATCCGTGTGAGCAACGTGATGGATCACGGCTGATGGTGCTTGATTGTCAGGCGGAAAAGATAGTTTCCGATCACTTTCGTCAGGTTGATCGTTATTTTCAGCAGGGTGACGTGCTCGTGATCAATGATACCCGGGTGATTCCAGCGCGCTTACTCGGGCACAAGGAGAGTGGTGGTAAGGTTGAAGTGTTTCTGGTGCGTAAACTGGCTGAAGTGGGAGAGTGCTGGCTTTGCCTGACCCGAGCCTCAAAAGGCCCACGGCCTGGAACCCGTCTGTTGCTGGCGGAACAATTGACGGCAACAGTGATGGAGGGTGGCGGTGACGGCTACCGTCATATCCGTTTTGATGTCGAAGGGGATTTTCTCTCTTTGCTCGATAAGATTGGTCGCTTGCCATTGCCCCCCTATATTGATCGGGAACCGCAAGGTGAAGACCGTGAACGTTATCAGACCACGTTTTCCTCACGGCCAGGTGCTGTTGCTGCACCCACGGCAGGACTCCATTTTACCCCGGAAATTCTTGATAAGTTGAGGGCGAAAGGGGTTGTTGTCTGTCCTTTGACACTGCATGTCGGTCTGGGCACATTTCTGCCGGTACGGGTTGATAACGTTGAAGAGCATCGCATGCACGCAGAAGCGTATTGCATTCCCGATGAGACCGCAGCACAGGTTAATCTCGCCAAGCGTGAAGGGCGGCGGGTGATTGCTCTGGGTACCACCGTGACGCGAACGCTTGAATTTTCAGTCGACGCACAGGGGCAACTGCAGGCAGGCGATGGGATGACTGACATGTTTATCTATCCCGGCTACCGGTTCAAAATTGTCGATGCGTTGCTGACCAATTTTCATCTGCCGCAATCGACCTTACTGATGCTGGTCAGTGCACTGGCCGGACGGGAGTTTGTTTTGCAGGCGTATCGTCAAGCGGTAGAAGAACGCTACCGGTTTTTCAGTTATGGGGATTGTATGTTGATTCACAATGTGAGCAAGGAGGCGTCGTGA
- the yajC gene encoding preprotein translocase subunit YajC, whose translation MVSEAYAMAGQPAAGGQSGYEGIIMLVIMFAIFYLLLIRPQQKRAKQHRQLLDALKAGDQVVTAGGIHGRIVTVQENVVTMEIDKGVKVKLNRASITATKEDA comes from the coding sequence ATGGTTTCAGAAGCTTACGCAATGGCAGGTCAGCCTGCTGCCGGGGGGCAGTCGGGTTACGAAGGGATCATCATGCTGGTGATCATGTTCGCAATTTTTTACCTGCTGCTGATCCGCCCCCAGCAGAAACGTGCTAAGCAGCATCGTCAGTTGTTGGATGCTCTTAAAGCCGGTGATCAGGTGGTTACCGCCGGCGGTATTCATGGCCGTATTGTCACGGTTCAGGAAAATGTCGTTACCATGGAAATTGACAAAGGCGTTAAGGTCAAGCTCAACCGGGCATCGATCACCGCGACCAAAGAGGATGCGTGA
- the tgt gene encoding tRNA guanosine(34) transglycosylase Tgt, whose protein sequence is MTIPFDLITTDPNSSARRGRLHTAHGVVETPVFMPVGTQGTVKGMLPESLHDLGAQIILGNTYHLFLRPGHELVKKMGGLHRFMNWSGPILTDSGGFQVFSLGKLRKIDEEGVRFQSHLDGSHQMLTPESSIEIQQALGSDIIMVFDECIPYPATRDYVIDSTERSMRWAQRCKQAHNRQDGSALFGIVQGGMHEDLRRKSAHDLIAIGFDGYAIGGLSVGEEAALMYEVMEYTLPELPDDRPRYVMGVGTPENLIEGVRRGVDMFDCVMPTRNARNGVLFTSFGKISIKQAQYREDERPIDPDCDCYVCRHYSRAYLRHLYQSNEILSSMLNTMHNLHYYVQLMAQIRQALDEGNFAAFYKEFYQRRQSGVVLES, encoded by the coding sequence GTGACCATTCCGTTTGACTTGATCACCACTGATCCGAACAGCTCTGCGCGGCGCGGTCGTCTGCACACCGCCCATGGTGTGGTGGAAACTCCAGTGTTCATGCCGGTGGGGACTCAGGGTACGGTGAAGGGGATGTTGCCCGAGTCGCTTCACGATCTCGGTGCTCAAATTATTCTCGGCAATACCTACCATCTGTTTCTACGCCCCGGTCATGAGTTAGTAAAAAAAATGGGGGGACTGCATCGGTTTATGAACTGGTCGGGACCTATTCTGACCGACAGTGGCGGGTTTCAGGTGTTCAGCCTCGGCAAATTGCGCAAAATTGACGAGGAGGGGGTGCGATTTCAGTCCCATCTCGATGGTTCTCACCAGATGCTTACACCGGAATCATCTATTGAGATTCAGCAGGCGTTGGGCTCCGATATCATTATGGTGTTTGACGAATGTATCCCTTATCCGGCCACCCGCGACTACGTCATTGATTCCACCGAGCGTTCCATGCGCTGGGCACAACGCTGTAAACAAGCCCACAACCGTCAAGACGGTAGTGCCTTGTTCGGGATTGTCCAGGGTGGCATGCATGAAGATCTGCGCCGTAAGAGCGCTCATGATCTGATAGCGATCGGTTTTGACGGCTATGCCATCGGTGGGTTGTCCGTGGGGGAAGAAGCGGCGCTGATGTATGAGGTGATGGAGTACACTTTGCCGGAACTGCCTGATGATCGGCCCCGTTATGTGATGGGCGTTGGTACCCCTGAAAACCTCATCGAGGGAGTGCGCCGTGGTGTCGATATGTTTGACTGTGTCATGCCGACCCGCAATGCGCGCAATGGCGTGCTGTTTACCTCGTTCGGTAAAATCAGCATCAAGCAGGCACAGTATCGTGAAGATGAACGGCCGATCGATCCGGACTGTGATTGTTATGTGTGTCGACACTACAGCCGCGCTTATCTGCGCCATCTGTATCAAAGCAACGAGATCCTCTCATCCATGCTCAACACCATGCATAATCTGCATTATTATGTTCAGTTGATGGCCCAGATTCGCCAGGCATTGGACGAGGGAAACTTTGCTGCATTTTATAAAGAGTTTTATCAACGCCGCCAAAGTGGTGTTGTCCTTGAAAGTTAA
- the secD gene encoding protein translocase subunit SecD produces MSNSIKLRGLLVLFCLVLSVLALGPTLMKDSLPNWWKNAFDPIHLGLDLQGGMHLVLGVEVDKAVESRLDSVVDQTESLLRDEDVIFKRIERKSDDRMVVTVYDADAGAEVDALIQENFPNLEPMTLDASGGYIEKNYRFSDQEIANIKDYAVRQALETMRNRVDQFGLSEPVLQRQSDNRILIQLPGVKDPQRAIDLLGKTARLEFKMVDESADIQQALQGNLKPGTKVLYEHRVDPMTKKVTENPLVVFEKTALTGDLLADAQVRIDTRFNEPYVSIEFNAVGAQRFDQITAANVGKRMAIVLDDTIYSAPNIRERISGGSAQISGSFTEQEATDLAIVLRAGSLPAPVKILEDRTVGPSLGHDSISKGVNSVVIGAVLVVLMMLLYYRGAGLVANVALALNLLFIMAMLTLFKATLTLPGLAGIVLTVGMAVDANVLIFERVREELRHGKSARVAIDAGFSKAFVTIVDANITTLIAALVLFQFGTGPVKGFAVTLSVGIIASMFTAIFVSRLIFDLVLEGRQIKKLSI; encoded by the coding sequence ATGTCGAACAGCATCAAATTACGCGGATTGCTGGTTCTGTTTTGTCTGGTGTTGTCGGTGCTCGCACTGGGGCCGACGCTGATGAAAGACAGTTTGCCGAACTGGTGGAAAAACGCCTTTGATCCCATCCACCTCGGTCTTGACCTTCAAGGCGGGATGCATCTTGTTTTAGGCGTTGAGGTAGACAAAGCGGTCGAAAGTCGCCTGGATAGCGTTGTCGACCAAACGGAATCATTACTGCGTGATGAAGATGTAATCTTCAAGCGAATTGAGCGCAAAAGCGATGATCGCATGGTGGTCACGGTATATGATGCTGATGCGGGTGCCGAAGTCGATGCCCTGATTCAGGAGAATTTTCCCAACTTGGAGCCGATGACGCTGGATGCCTCCGGCGGCTACATCGAGAAAAATTATCGCTTCAGTGATCAGGAAATCGCCAATATCAAAGATTATGCGGTGCGCCAGGCGCTGGAAACCATGCGTAACCGGGTTGACCAGTTTGGTCTGAGTGAGCCGGTGCTGCAACGTCAGTCCGATAATCGCATTCTCATTCAGTTGCCAGGGGTGAAAGATCCGCAGCGAGCCATTGATCTGCTCGGTAAAACCGCCCGTCTTGAATTCAAAATGGTCGATGAGTCCGCCGATATTCAACAGGCTCTGCAAGGAAACCTCAAACCCGGCACCAAGGTTCTTTATGAGCACCGCGTTGATCCGATGACCAAAAAAGTCACCGAGAATCCACTGGTTGTGTTTGAAAAAACCGCGCTGACCGGTGATCTGCTCGCAGATGCCCAAGTGCGTATTGATACCCGTTTCAACGAACCGTATGTGTCCATCGAGTTCAACGCGGTTGGAGCCCAGCGTTTCGACCAGATCACGGCGGCTAATGTCGGCAAGCGGATGGCCATTGTGCTTGACGATACCATCTATTCCGCGCCGAATATTCGTGAGCGTATTTCCGGTGGCAGCGCCCAGATCAGCGGTTCATTCACTGAACAGGAAGCCACGGACCTGGCTATTGTGCTGCGTGCCGGCTCTCTGCCTGCTCCGGTCAAGATCCTTGAAGACCGCACCGTCGGTCCTTCTTTAGGTCATGATTCCATTTCCAAAGGCGTGAACTCCGTTGTTATCGGTGCTGTGCTGGTGGTGCTGATGATGTTGCTTTACTATCGCGGTGCCGGTCTGGTGGCTAATGTTGCTTTGGCTCTGAACCTGTTGTTCATCATGGCCATGCTGACGTTGTTTAAAGCGACACTGACGCTGCCTGGTCTGGCGGGTATTGTCCTCACGGTTGGTATGGCCGTAGACGCCAATGTGTTGATCTTTGAGCGTGTGCGTGAGGAATTACGCCATGGGAAAAGTGCTCGGGTGGCTATTGACGCAGGCTTTTCCAAAGCGTTTGTCACCATTGTCGATGCCAACATTACGACCCTGATTGCCGCTCTGGTCTTGTTCCAATTCGGTACCGGTCCGGTTAAAGGCTTTGCCGTCACCTTATCCGTCGGTATCATCGCATCGATGTTCACCGCGATTTTTGTTTCCCGTCTGATCTTTGATCTGGTCCTTGAAGGACGTCAGATCAAGAAGTTGAGCATATAG
- a CDS encoding tetratricopeptide repeat protein, giving the protein MNNGKMWLVVAVAFVAGVFVGLMVADTRTAPSVAVSSSSPAISPGDDLLGELEQVVREQPRNFIAWQQLAQSLFDANQPMQAVKAYGRALELRPDDANLLTSQGIMYRRLGWYDQAVRNFLRAADVDPNHIESLYQLGLVYRDDLGDGAKAVDAWERYLKRNPEGITSDQVRQQLHQMRRGFDIRLPH; this is encoded by the coding sequence GTGAACAACGGGAAGATGTGGCTGGTCGTTGCGGTGGCTTTTGTTGCCGGAGTGTTCGTCGGTCTGATGGTTGCCGACACGCGGACAGCTCCGTCTGTTGCGGTTTCTTCCTCTTCTCCGGCGATTTCACCCGGCGACGATCTTTTGGGCGAGTTGGAGCAGGTTGTTCGTGAACAACCGCGAAACTTTATTGCCTGGCAACAATTGGCTCAATCTCTTTTCGATGCCAATCAACCCATGCAGGCGGTAAAGGCCTATGGTCGGGCCTTGGAATTGCGTCCGGATGATGCGAACTTGCTGACGAGTCAGGGGATCATGTATCGTCGGTTGGGCTGGTATGATCAGGCTGTCAGGAATTTTTTACGGGCTGCTGACGTTGATCCGAACCACATCGAAAGCCTGTATCAATTAGGGCTGGTTTATCGTGACGATTTGGGCGATGGTGCCAAGGCCGTTGACGCTTGGGAGCGTTACCTTAAACGCAATCCGGAAGGGATCACCAGCGATCAGGTACGCCAGCAACTTCACCAGATGCGGCGCGGCTTTGATATACGCCTGCCGCATTGA
- the secF gene encoding protein translocase subunit SecF: MQLIKPDINVDFVGKRNMAFVLSIVLILVGIGSLIVKGGPNYGVDFAGGTLVQLRFEQNTTAGEIKKALIPNVLDNATVQQFGDDANEYLIRAQESDSGLQGLRSQILEALEPVYGAGKVDMRRIEMVGPQVGQELRNQGLMAILYAMIGILVYITWRFEFRFAVGAIVALVHDVLLTLGAFSLFGKEIDLPIIAAFLAIIGYSLNDTIIVYDRIRENVGKYHGSGLALTVNRSINETLSRTILTSGTTLLVVLALFLFGGGVIHNFAFALLIGVLVGTYSSIFVASPILIAWQEKAAGKSAA, from the coding sequence ATGCAGCTGATTAAACCTGATATTAATGTCGATTTTGTTGGTAAACGAAACATGGCATTCGTGCTCTCCATTGTCCTGATTCTTGTTGGAATCGGTTCGCTGATTGTCAAAGGTGGTCCGAATTACGGGGTCGATTTTGCCGGTGGTACTCTGGTTCAGCTTCGGTTTGAACAAAACACCACGGCAGGTGAAATTAAAAAAGCTCTGATTCCAAATGTTCTTGATAATGCCACAGTGCAACAGTTCGGTGATGATGCTAACGAGTATTTGATCCGGGCGCAGGAAAGTGACAGTGGTCTGCAAGGTCTTCGCAGTCAGATCCTTGAGGCGCTCGAGCCGGTTTACGGTGCAGGAAAAGTTGATATGCGTCGTATCGAAATGGTTGGTCCACAAGTGGGACAGGAGTTGCGGAACCAGGGCCTGATGGCGATTCTTTATGCCATGATCGGTATTCTGGTGTACATCACCTGGCGTTTTGAGTTTCGTTTTGCTGTGGGTGCCATCGTGGCACTGGTTCATGACGTGTTGTTGACTTTGGGGGCGTTCTCTCTGTTTGGCAAGGAGATTGATCTGCCGATCATTGCGGCGTTTTTGGCCATTATCGGTTATTCACTCAATGACACCATCATTGTCTATGATCGAATTCGCGAAAATGTGGGCAAATATCATGGCTCCGGATTGGCCCTGACCGTCAATCGAAGTATCAATGAAACCCTGTCGCGCACTATTCTGACGTCGGGAACCACCTTGCTGGTTGTTCTTGCTTTGTTTCTTTTCGGCGGCGGTGTTATCCATAACTTTGCCTTCGCTCTGTTGATTGGTGTCCTGGTTGGTACCTATTCCTCCATTTTTGTCGCCAGTCCAATTCTGATTGCCTGGCAGGAGAAAGCCGCTGGAAAAAGCGCGGCCTGA
- a CDS encoding AEC family transporter: MLFVNIIVPVFIIIFSGWALERFSKIELHPLTTSSLYLFAPMLVLSALLKKPIESQLAMTVFGFMAVYILLMWLLAHLASRLLRLDYDSRQAMTLTTVMMNIGNFGLPLSYFAFGDAGLNVSILVFVAFNIPLGSLAIVIAQGKNASLWAATKNCLKIPILHAVVIALILNALHIKMPVFILRPMELLGQPAVPMMLVLLGMQMSRTQWRLPGGFMLTASFLRLCVAPVIGWTCCWILGITGIERNVMILQTSTPSAVLPLLYALRFNTRPDLVASTIMTTTLLSAGSLTLLLYLLPLLP, from the coding sequence ATGCTTTTCGTAAACATCATCGTACCGGTTTTCATCATCATTTTCAGTGGCTGGGCTCTGGAGCGTTTCAGTAAAATTGAACTGCATCCGCTGACAACCTCATCGTTGTATCTGTTTGCCCCGATGTTGGTGCTCAGTGCCCTACTGAAAAAGCCCATCGAAAGCCAGCTGGCCATGACCGTGTTCGGCTTCATGGCGGTGTATATCCTGCTGATGTGGCTGCTGGCTCATCTGGCCTCGCGGCTGCTGCGACTGGATTATGACAGCCGTCAGGCCATGACGTTGACGACGGTGATGATGAACATCGGCAACTTCGGTCTACCTCTGAGCTATTTCGCTTTTGGTGATGCCGGATTGAATGTGTCCATTCTGGTGTTTGTTGCCTTCAATATTCCTCTGGGCAGCCTGGCGATCGTCATTGCCCAAGGCAAAAATGCCAGTCTGTGGGCCGCAACCAAAAATTGTTTAAAGATCCCCATCCTCCATGCCGTTGTCATCGCTCTGATCCTTAATGCCCTGCACATCAAAATGCCGGTCTTTATCCTGCGCCCCATGGAGCTTCTCGGCCAACCTGCGGTTCCAATGATGCTTGTGTTGCTGGGCATGCAGATGTCGCGTACTCAATGGCGGCTGCCGGGAGGATTCATGCTGACAGCCAGCTTTCTACGCCTGTGCGTTGCACCGGTAATTGGCTGGACATGCTGTTGGATATTAGGAATTACCGGCATCGAGCGCAATGTTATGATTCTGCAGACCAGCACCCCGTCAGCCGTGCTGCCGCTGCTTTATGCGCTGCGTTTTAACACCCGACCGGATCTGGTTGCTTCAACGATTATGACCACTACCCTGCTCAGTGCGGGGAGCCTGACTTTGTTGCTATATCTTTTGCCGTTGCTGCCGTAA